The sequence below is a genomic window from Salvelinus namaycush isolate Seneca chromosome 2, SaNama_1.0, whole genome shotgun sequence.
CTGACATTTGCCCTAAAAGAAGAGTACCATATTTCCCTGCAGCACCATCTTTATTATGGTTTAAAAAACTACATACAGTATCATTAGCAAACATAACCAATGACAAACAACCATTTCCTTGATTTTAAACAGATGGCCTCAAAGTGCACATTTCCATCCGTCTGGAGCTTAATTTCGATCTTCAAACTGTGATTTGTTCTTGAGAAGGAAGGCTGCTAAGAATTCAATAGGATTTGCAGGTCTGAAAGAGAAGACAAAATGGAGAACGTCACATCTTTAACAAAGTCTGGTAGCTTGAAAGTTACTTGAAACCCAAATGCTCTTCCCTTTTCATAGTACTGCTTgttcaatacattttttacaaataCATTTCCAAGCATTTCATGTAGAAATGTGAAAAAAATCTGAGCCCCTGCAAAGACATTTTCAACATACCTTTCCTTGGCCAGCACAGATAAGCCTTGAAGAAGAATGGGCACCACTGTCTGATCCAAATATGCCCTCGTGGGGAGCGACTGCAGATCCACCTTCTGTTTGGAGACCTTCTCTGTGTTGGCTTTCTCATTTTCCACTATTCTCTACATAATGTGGTGGTGAAAGAGGAAGCAGAGATACAGAAATATCAACAGTTACCGCCACTATCCATGCATGTAAGCATCTCAAAAGTGCTCAGAATTGCAATCTCATACAATGTAGACTAACCAATTTGTACCAAAATGTATAGGCTTCACACATTAGTGCA
It includes:
- the LOC120065269 gene encoding protein dpy-30 homolog isoform X2, whose product is MEVHTPTAETPHSEYGLTENIQRIVENEKANTEKVSKQKVDLQSLPTRAYLDQTVVPILLQGLSVLAKERPANPIEFLAAFLLKNKSQFEDRN
- the LOC120065269 gene encoding protein dpy-30 homolog isoform X1, whose product is MADDHTDADQSMEVHTPTAETPHSEYGLTENIQRIVENEKANTEKVSKQKVDLQSLPTRAYLDQTVVPILLQGLSVLAKERPANPIEFLAAFLLKNKSQFEDRN